The following proteins come from a genomic window of Pichia kudriavzevii chromosome 1, complete sequence:
- a CDS encoding uncharacterized protein (PKUD0A00110; similar to Saccharomyces cerevisiae YCL038C (ATG22); ancestral locus Anc_1.35), giving the protein MTTTKADILSWALISLAAEPYVVCVLGTYTPIFLEQIARENGVLEKDHSSPCIAISQVVRGTHGDILEYSGELTQETQACVLPMFGGRFYIDTSSYALYTFSLSVLIQTVCVLTINGIADNSNLKKTLIVLFGCLGGLATFFFFYLGNNNYYTASFLAICANISFGCVSVLMNAYLTIMVNNSSCSDTEVQRQELLLEQDNDQVISNSEALGKIGSKISGVGTSTGYIAAMLLQVVFLLLMNYMTENGYDVFWSIKLVISIAGLWWLIWQAPIAIFLKNIESLQTKSMSIKEMVIQGYKELGHVLINIRSLKDIYYYLLAMFVLTDSLTTINSTAILFGKTVLNMPVTSLAKIGVLVMISAIAGSIVIPIVLIGKYGCRVEKVQLLLVLWCLCVPLYGIFALTSAFEMYVLAVWYGLGLGGLSTINRSIYSIIIPEGKENIFFSIYSLTDRTSSIVGPFVVGLIINIFHNVRGAFWILTALLLISIPILSVKFDLDRARSESFNFGLD; this is encoded by the coding sequence TATACACCGATTTTTCTAGAACAAATTGCAAGAGAAAACGGTGTCTTAGAGAAAGATCATTCATCACCATGTATTGCGATAAGTCAGGTTGTTAGGGGTACACATGGAGATATATTAGAATACTCAGGGGAATTGACTCAAGAGACACAAGCATGCGTATTGCCAATGTTTGGAGGTCGGTTTTATATTGATACATCAAGTTATGCGTTATATACCTTCTCCCTATCTGTTTTAATCCAAACAGTTTGTGTGCTGACAATAAATGGAATAGCAGATAACAGTAATTTAAAGAAAACGttgattgttttgtttgGCTGTCTAGGCGGTTTagcaactttttttttcttctacttAGGGAACAATAACTACTATACAGCTTCCTTTTTAGCCATATGTGCCAATATCAGTTTTGGTTGCGTCAGTGTCCTCATGAACGCATATCTAACAATAATGGTCAACAACTCTTCCTGTTCAGATACCGAAGTGCAACGCCAAGAACTATTGCTAGAACAAGATAATGACCAAGTAATTTCAAACAGTGAGGCTCTTGGTAAAATAGGTTCTAAGATAAGTGGAGTTGGGACTTCAACCGGTTATATCGCTGCTATGTTATTACaggttgtttttttgttattgatgaacTACATGACAGAAAATGGTTACGATGTATTCTGGAGCATCAAACTTGTAATTTCTATCGCCGGTTTATGGTGGTTAATATGGCAAGCCCCTATCGCaatctttttgaaaaacattgaaAGTCTCCAAACCAAGAGTATGTCTATTAAAGAAATGGTTATACAGGGATACAAAGAATTGGGACATGTTCTTATTAATATTCGTTCTTTGAAGGATATATACTATTACCTTTTAGCGATGTTTGTTTTGACTGATTCATTAACTACAATTAATTCGACAGCGATATTGTTCGGAAAGACTGTATTAAACATGCCGGTAACTTCACTTGCCAAAATTGGTGTTTTGGTGATGATAAGTGCAATTGCAGGATCGATTGTTATTCCAATAGTTCTCATTGGCAAATACGGTTGTCGTGTAGAGAAGGTTCAGCTCCTCTTAGTATTGTGGTGTCTCTGTGTTCCGTTGTATGGAATATTTGCGCTCACCTCTGCCTTTGAGATGTATGTGCTGGCTGTGTGGTATGGTTTAGGTCTTGGGGGACTGAGTACAATCAATAGAAGTATTTACTCAATCATTATTCCTGAAGGTAAAGagaacattttcttttcaatatacAGTTTAACGGATAGAACCAGTTCAATCGTTGGTCCTTTCGTAGTAGGTTTgattataaatatatttcACAATGTTCGAGGGGCGTTCTGGATTTTAACGGCACTTTTGTTGATTAGTATACCCATTTTGTCGGTCAAATTTGATCTAGATCGGGCGAGATCTGAAAGCTTTAACTTTGGGTTGGACTGA
- a CDS encoding uncharacterized protein (PKUD0A00120; similar to Saccharomyces cerevisiae YGL126W (SCS3); ancestral locus Anc_6.117), whose translation MQAQQEITHPIGVHLLLVNNRLETLSKRTHFTKGQIIVCSICFFFILLGQFMNKFSPIETIENYFTSPGNIVNTYYVKKGWFWTIAIYFCVSFRYYSKETVNKKLLIRSLLRVFFFTICWFFFTQWFFGAPIMDKVFVWTGGQCVNVNQDKIPDALKRYFKVSADIAPDLFQSTAVSSATCRLLKGNWDGGHDPSGHVFLLTLSVIILILESLELFSLDESYVSPLDKAFSWKEFFLHPLIILGLAITLELTMFLMTIIRYHSFVEQLGGFAFAFLAVWLVNKVTEITQKQLRV comes from the coding sequence ATGCAAGCACAACAGGAAATAACACATCCTATCGGCGTGCATTTGCTGTTAGTTAATAACCGACTAGAGACGTTATCAAAGAGGACACACTTTACTAAAGGGCAAATAATTGTTTGTTCaatatgtttttttttcattcttttgGGACAGTTCATGAATAAATTTTCACCTATTGAAACTATCGAAAATTATTTCACGTCACCTGGTAATATAGTAAACACATACTATGTCAAGAAGGGTTGGTTCTGGACGATTGCCATCTACTTTTGTGTTTCCTTTAGATATTACAGTAAGGAAACCGTCAATAAAAAACTACTGATAAGATCTCTCCTAAGAgtctttttcttcactatttgttggttttttttcacaCAATGGTTTTTTGGTGCTCCCATCATGGACAAGGTATTTGTTTGGACCGGGGGCCAATGCGTTAATGTCAATCAAGATAAAATACCCGATGCCCTTAAACGCTATTTCAAGGTTTCGGCTGACATAGCGCCAGacctttttcaatcaaCAGCGGTTTCTTCTGCCACATGCAGACTTTTAAAAGGTAATTGGGATGGAGGTCATGATCCATCTGGCCATGTTTTTTTACTCACATTGAGTGTCATTATTCTAATACTAGAGTCCTTGGAGTTGTTTTCGCTTGATGAAAGTTACGTGAGCCCTTTAGATAAGGCGTTTTCTTGGAAGGAATTCTTTCTCCATCCATTGATAATTTTGGGCTTAGCCATAACTTTGGAACTTACGATGTTTTTAATGACCATAATAAGATACCACAGTTTTGTTGAACAGTTAGGAGGGTTTGCGTTTGCATTTTTGGCTGTTTGGCTGGTTAATAAAGTCACCGAAATAACGCAGAAACAGCTCAGAGTTTGA
- a CDS encoding uncharacterized protein (PKUD0A00130; similar to Saccharomyces cerevisiae YER090W (TRP2); ancestral locus Anc_7.375), translating into MSVCQPSFEQLCDYIEDDKKSNVFPVYKFLSAHYLTPHTAYLKLTGAQSKPTQSFLFESASNGEQVSRYSFMGVSPYKVIKTGPTENVEVDPLNILEEELKDIKQAQLPGVPKLSGGAIGYISYDCIKYFEPKTRNDDLKDVLKLPESFLMLYDLIVAYDHVFQRFQIINNIHINRETDNSDTIKAKYENALKELEVISEILENGEVKLPEQPKITETENFTSNIGQEGYEAFVHKLKDHIKKGDIIQAVPSQRIKRPTKLHPFNIYSHLRTVNPSPYMFYIDYLDFQVVGASPELLVKSDINDKVVTHPIAGTVRRGKTIEEDNELANELSSSLKDRAEHVMLVDLARNDINRICDPTTTSVDSLLQVQRFSHVMHLVSEVSGTLRSDKTRFDAFRSIFPAGTVSGAPKVRAMQLIGELEKEKRGVYAGAVGHWSYDGKTMDTCIALRTMVVKDGNAYLQAGGGIVFDSDPYDEYIETMNKMKANNNTIVEAEKLYM; encoded by the coding sequence atgtCCGTATGCCAACCTTCTTTTGAACAACTCTGTGATTATATCGAGGACGATAAAAAGTCGAATGTTTTCCCAGTCTATAAATTCTTGAGTGCACATTATCTTACACCACATACTGCATACCTCAAATTAACTGGAGCACAAAGCAAACCTACGCAatcgtttctttttgaaagCGCAAGCAACGGTGAACAGGTGTCTAGATATTCCTTTATGGGCGTTTCGCCATACAAAGTTATAAAGACAGGTCCTACTGAAAATGTGGAAGTTGATCCGCTAAATATACTAGAGGAGGAATTAAAGGATATAAAACAAGCCCAACTACCTGGTGTTCCAAAATTAAGTGGGGGAGCAATTGGTTATATTTCTTATGATTGcatcaaatattttgaacCAAAGACGAGAAATGATGATTTAAAGGATGTTCTAAAGTTGCCTGAATCATTTTTGATGCTATATGATCTTATTGTTGCTTATGACCatgttttccaaagatttcaaattatcaataatattCACATTAATAGAGAAACAGATAATAGTGATACTATAAAAGCCAAGTATGAGAATGCCTTGAAGGAACTAGAGGTTATTTCCGAAATCTTAGAAAATGGTGAAGTCAAGTTACCAGAACAGCCGAAAATTACTGAAACCGAGAACTTCACATCCAACATTGGTCAGGAAGGTTACGAGGCATTTGTTCATAAATTGAAAGATCACATAAAAAAGGGTGATATAATCCAGGCTGTCCCATCCCAGCGTATTAAACGTCCAACAAAACTCCATCCCTTCAACATTTATAGTCATTTGAGGACCGTTAACCCATCCCCATATATGTTTTATATTGATTATCTAGATTTCCAAGTTGTTGGTGCATCTCCAGAATTGTTAGTCAAATCAGATATTAATGATAAAGTGGTTACTCATCCAATTGCCGGCACAGTTCGTAGAGGTAAGACAATTGAGGAGGATAACGAATTAGCAAATGAGTTAAGCTCTTCTCTCAAAGATAGAGCTGAACACGTCATGCTTGTCGATCTAGCACGTAATGACATCAATCGTATATGTGATCCGACAACTACAAGCGTCGACAGTTTATTGCAAGTCCAACGTTTCTCCCATGTTATGCATCTTGTCTCTGAAGTCTCTGGTACCCTACGTTCCGATAAGACAAGATTTGATGCATTCAGATCCATTTTCCCTGCTGGAACAGTCTCGGGGGCGCCTAAAGTTCGGGCAATGCAATTGATTGGtgaattggagaaggaaaagaggGGCGTGTATGCGGGAGCCGTTGGCCATTGGTCTTACGATGGTAAAACAATGGATACATGTATTGCTTTACGTACTATGGTTGTGAAGGATGGTAATGCCTATTTACAAGCTGGTGGTGGAATTGTTTTTGACAGTGATCCTTATGATGAATACATTGAAACAATGAACAAAATGAAGGCCAACAATAATACTATTGTCGAAGCTGAAAAGTTGTACATGTAA
- a CDS encoding uncharacterized protein (PKUD0A00140; similar to Saccharomyces cerevisiae YBL058W (SHP1); ancestral locus Anc_7.377) — protein MSDEREKAIQEFIDITGHTRSIAEQYLNKNDFIVTMAVNDYYNNEHITPGTKADTTPKAVNNPNVKQRKSGGSTLKSFSDLKNDNGSDDDDGDINFFTGGEKSGLAVEDPNKKKNGRSLVDELLEKAQREAGEPDWRDNADSDEASSKKQKSFRGTGHSLGSVENAIESKTIEDPSNQAHGFKKPEKVTRTITFWKEGFSVDDGELYKYDDPKNQEYLQQLNTGRAPLSLLNVQMFQDVDVNVDKKLEDSYYSHQKSKPRVFGFQGTGKRLGSPVPGEPTTVEEALAREEAQQATLSQTNTEETAEKTAASGVAGSGDTTIQIRLGTGERLVQRFNSTDAVESIYTFVANHTNDSRAWGLVTSFPTQPLDDKKQQSIADSKLKNSVVIQKWK, from the coding sequence ATGTCTGACGAAAGGGAAAAGGCAATTCAAGAGTTTATTGATATTACGGGTCACACTAGATCTATTGCAGAGCAGTATCTAAATAAGAATGATTTTATAGTGACCATGGCTGTGAATGATTATTATAACAATGAGCACATTACACCAGGAACCAAAGCTGACACAACTCCCAAAGCGGTAAATAACCCTAACGTCAAACAACGGAAATCAGGAGGATCTACTTTGAAGTCATTTTctgatttgaagaatgacAATGGATctgacgatgatgatggtgatatcaatttctttacAGGCGGAGAGAAGTCTGGGTTAGCCGTTGAAGatccaaacaagaaaaagaatggTAGAAGCTTGGTTGACGAGTTGCTTGAGAAGGCACAAAGAGAAGCTGGCGAACCCGATTGGCGAGATAATGCAGACTCTGATGAAGCCAGTTCCAAGAAGCAAAAGTCATTTAGAGGTACAGGCCATTCTTTGGGATCTGTTGAGAATGCAATTGAATCCAAGACCATTGAAGATCCAAGCAACCAGGCACATGGCTTCAAAAAACCAGAGAAGGTTACAAGAACCATTACCTTTTGGAAGGAAGGATTCAGTGTTGACGATGGTGAACTATACAAATATGACGATCccaaaaatcaagaataTTTACAGCAGTTGAATACAGGTAGAGCCCCATTGAGTTTACTAAAtgttcaaatgtttcaagaCGTTGATGTTAATGTAGATAAAAAACTTGAGGATAGCTATTACTCCCATCAAAAGTCCAAGCCAAGAGTTTTTGGATTCCAGGGAACGGGAAAGAGGCTAGGATCACCAGTTCCAGGAGAACCAACtactgttgaagaagcattGGCCAGAGAAGAAGCTCAACAAGCTACCTTGTCGCAAACAAACACAGAAGAAACGGCCGAGAAAACTGCAGCATCAGGAGTTGCGGGATCCGGTGATACCACAATTCAAATAAGGCTAGGTACAGGGGAGAGGTTGGTCCAAAGGTTCAACTCAACTGATGCTGTTGAATCTATATATACGTTTGTTGCCAACCATACCAACGATTCCAGAGCATGGGGGTTAGTGACTTCCTTCCCAACACAGCCACTTGATGATAAGAAGCAACAGAGCATAGCAGATTCCAAGTTGAAGAACTCTGTAGTCATTCAAAAGTGGAAATGA
- a CDS encoding uncharacterized protein (PKUD0A00150; similar to Saccharomyces cerevisiae YER091C (MET6); ancestral locus Anc_7.378): protein MVSSAVLGFPRIGAFRELKKNTEAYWAGKIDADQLLKVGKDIREKNWKLQKDAGVDVIPSNDFSFYDQVLDLSILFNVIPERYTKYELSQLDTFFAMARGLQRKATETTKAVDVPALEMVKWFDSNYHYVRPTFSKSTEFKLNGQKPVDEYLEAKALGIETRPVLLGPVSYLFLGKSDKDSLDLEPISLLEKLVPLYAEILKKLADAGAKTVQIDEPSLVLDLPENVQAAFQTAYSKLAEAEGLPELVLTTYFGDVRPNLSAIKELPVSGFHFDFVRTPAQFDDVVSILGDKKTLSVGIVDGRNIWKNNFAESIEFVKKAIEKVGAERVTVATSSSLLHTPVDLVNEKKLDEEIKNWFSFATQKVDEVVTIAKAVSGEDVSAKLEANAAAIKSRKESKITNNPEVRKRTADALADPSMAKRANDFPTRLVAQKAKYNLPLFPTTTIGSFPQTKEIRINRNKFNKGEISAEEYEKFINKEMELVVKFQEEIGLDVLVHGEPERNDMVQYFGEKLNGFAFTTNGWVQSYGSRYVRPPIIVGDVDRPAAMTVKESVYAQSLTKNPMKGMLTGPVTILRWSFPRDDVTQKVQSYQLSLALRDEVSDLEKAGITVIQVDEPAIREGLPLRAGEERSDYLNWAAESFRIATSAVEDTTQIHSHFCYSDLDPNHIKALDADVVSIEFSKKDDPNYIQEFSNYPNHIGLGLFDIHSPRIPSKEEFVARIGEILKVYPADKFWVNPDCGLKTRGWEETRASLTNMVEAAKVYRAKYAN, encoded by the coding sequence ATGGTCTCATCTGCTGTTTTAGGTTTCCCAAGAATTGGCGCTTTCAGAGaattaaagaagaatacCGAAGCTTACTGGGCTGGTAAGATTGATGCTGATCAATTATTAAAGGTCGGTAAGGATATCAGAGaaaagaattggaaattGCAAAAGGATGCTGGCGTTGACGTCATTCCATCCAAtgatttctctttctaTGATCAAGTTTTAGATTTATCGATTCTTTTCAACGTTATCCCAGAGAGATACACCAAGTATGAATTGTCTCAATTGGACACCTTCTTTGCCATGGCTAGAGGTTTACAAAGAAAGGCAACTGAAACCACCAAGGCTGTTGATGTTCCAGCTTTAGAAATGGTCAAGTGGTTTGATTCCAACTACCACTATGTTAGACCAACTTTCTCCAAGTCCACTGAATTCAAGTTAAACGGTCAAAAGCCAGTCGATGAATATCTTGAAGCAAAGGCTTTAGGTATTGAAACTAGACCAGTTTTACTTGGTCCAGTCTCTTACTTATTCTTAGGTAAGTCTGACAAGGATTCCCTTGATCTTGAACCAATCTCCTTACTTGAAAAGCTTGTTCCATTATACGCTGAAATCCTAAAGAAGTTAGCTGATGCTGGTGCAAAGACCGTTCAAATCGATGAACCATCCTTGGTCTTGGATTTGCCAGAAAATGTTCAAGCTGCTTTCCAAACTGCTTACTCTAAGTTAGCTGAAGCTGAAGGTTTACCTGAATTAGTCTTGACCACTTACTTTGGTGATGTCAGACCAAACTTATCTGCTATCAAGGAATTGCCAGTCTCTGGTTTCCactttgattttgtcaGAACCCCAGCACAATTCGATGATGTCGTCTCCATCTTAGGTGACAAGAAGACTTTATCTGTTGGTATTGTTGATGGTAGAAACATCTGGAAGAACAACTTTGCtgaatcaattgaattcGTCAAGAAGGCAATTGAGAAAGTTGGTGCAGAAAGAGTCACTGttgcaacttcttcctctttatTACATACCCCAGTTGACTTAGTCAATGAAAAGAAGTTGGACGAGGAAATCAAGAACTGGTTCTCCTTTGCAACTCAAAAGGTCGACGAAGTTGTTACCATTGCTAAGGCTGTCTCCGGTGAAGATGTTTCTGCTAAATTGGAAGCTAATGCGGCAGCAATCAAGTCCAGAAAGGAATCCAAGATTACCAACAACCCAGAGGTTAGAAAGAGAACTGCCGATGCTCTAGCTGATCCATCTATGGCAAAGAGAGCTAACGATTTCCCAACCAGATTAGTTGCTCAAAAGGCTAAGTACAACTTGCCATTATTCCCAACCACCACTATTGGTTCTTTCCCACAAACCAAGGAAATCAgaatcaacagaaacaaattcaacaagGGTGAAATCTCTGCTGAAGAATACGAAAAGTTCATCAACAAGGAAATGGAATTAGTTGTTAAGttccaagaagaaattggtTTAGATGTCTTAGTCCACGGTGAACCAGAAAGAAACGATATGGTCCAATACTTtggtgaaaaattgaacGGTTTTGCTTTCACTACCAATGGTTGGGTTCAATCTTATGGTTCCAGATACGTCAGACCACCTATTATTGTTGGTGATGTCGACAGACCAGCTGCTATGACTGTTAAGGAATCTGTTTACGCACAATCCTTAACCAAGAACCCAATGAAGGGTATGTTGACAGGTCCAGTCACCATTTTAAGATGGTCTTTCCCAAGAGACGATGTCACTCAAAAGGTTCAATCTTACCAATTGTCTTTAGCTTTGAGAGATGAAGTCTCTGACTTAGAAAAGGCAGGTATTACTGTTATCCAAGTCGACGAACCAGCAATTAGAGAAGGTTTACCATTAAGAGCTGGTGAAGAAAGATCTGATTACTTAAACTGGGCTGCTGAATCTTTCAGAATTGCAACTTCTGCTGTTGAAGACACTACTCAAATCCACTCCCATTTCTGTTATTCTGACTTGGATCCAAACCATATCAAGGCTTTGGATGCTGATGTTGTTTCTATTGAATTCTCCAAGAAGGATGATCCAAACTACATCCAAGAATTCTCAAACTACCCAAACCATATTGGTTTAGGTTTATTCGATATTCATTCTCCAAGAATTCCATCCAAGGAAGAATTCGTTGCTAGAATTGGtgaaattttgaaggtGTACCCAGCTGATAAATTCTGGGTCAACCCAGATTGTGGTTTGAAGACTAGAGGTTGGGAAGAAACTAGAGCTTCATTAACTAATATGGTTGAAGCTGCAAAGGTTTACAGAGCAAAGTATGCTAACTAA
- a CDS encoding uncharacterized protein (PKUD0A00160; similar to Saccharomyces cerevisiae YBL057C (PTH2); ancestral locus Anc_7.376), whose translation MSNSASFAVIAGLFGVLSGIYIGTHLNVIPNSGLPKKLKKIANAEDNAPSDDENYSDDEDGGIEVNSGSLNEIGGEVRMALVVRTDLGMLKGKVAAQCSHAAVALYRKNLVNNPTMLKRWENCGQAKITLKCVSLEDIEELQAKAASLNIENYLVHDAGRTQIASGSATVLGLGPAPKAIMDMVTGELKLY comes from the coding sequence ATGAGCAATAGTGCTAGTTTTGCTGTTATTGCTGGTCTGTTTGGTGTTCTTAGTGGTATTTATATTGGAACCCATCTGAATGTGATTCCAAACTCGGGTCTTCcaaagaaactaaaaaaaatagccAATGCAGAAGACAATGCTCCAAGTGATGACGAAAATTACAGCGATGACGAGGATGGGGGGATTGAAGTAAATAGTGGATCACTGAATGAAATCGGAGGTGAAGTCCGTATGGCTTTAGTTGTAAGAACGGATTTGGGTATGTTGAAGGGTAAGGTTGCGGCACAGTGTTCACATGCAGCTGTTGCATTGTATAGGAAAAACCTGGTTAATAACCCAACAATGCTAAAAAGATGGGAAAACTGTGGACAGGCGAAAATCACCCTCAAATGCGTTTCAttggaagatattgaagagTTGCAAGCTAAAGCTGCAAGCttgaatattgaaaactacCTTGTTCATGATGCTGGCAGAACTCAGATTGCAAGTGGCTCTGCTACTGTTCTTGGTTTAGGTCCTGCTCCAAAGGCCATCATGGATATGGTTACTGGTGAACTAAAATTGTATTAG
- a CDS encoding uncharacterized protein (PKUD0A00170), with product MVRIKRAYLAIPESFFRGNHFYTKHTLVTKFTFRPKKRYYSNNINPSVKVFTPLNFNHNLSERVYSDNIKRFGPQIDSNACLKNTLIHVKTLQDYKIQNTPTYGSFIHFETDNPANEFGIVVSTRNFSLSKPTSFMVLLPSSEIVEVFNSKIIFTIQLMEHQVSLPQLAYTLNVFLAYYLKIQNFILDKDLIRTAYLKAALINYQTSIQLQDFSLDIYNSTKSIRNLLNLKINPFSAHSFIFACHYMMYNDPIHFRYVSSLKPSMYTILNPLLQLTTPYFLNPIVLSENIETIYNQPNEAIRRSYYNILTKSTNFQIFNILKSDENFKKLILFIKYAIVYPNPKLFNKLDEILPLKATSTSLLQLLKKLEIYNHKTNPILASGMYGLHRKDPTDLSMYPQVVADLQYSEQKAIKAENLPSALKRHKPLLQKKSYKPQFTEMINSVKYKIWDKSKIHSKVYKLTDTIAFSVTHVSLTCYRFGIFVPIPNQSPNENITIIEPIKTGNINSFPKLIPFNQYLRVNQPCIKLTFEHDLIHSDSLTSPKIKVGIDMFKKIEDIDEDWFRGKKQIHVIDSRKKMECWSSMNKLSNLLVEKEKSRIRHGLLKTFGGLNEKNNDLKRFTDYQQYPQFDDNFDDLNHHRDKSWLIENLKLLIDENFSRFCNEKKIKVLNRSITKSSENSDDYRVFKKLKIFKWYANSYDTFNFQLSSNPGDLTAYFGCLSFLSKCEISDKGYLPLGLKHYSSFTSLEFIETHLNLWQLLRYLLVEAYKLIKNEKAESWDPEELEKVTAAHFKHALGQTEGYVQIINRLNRYESLSRIKNEGALDEMMRCVVTEIHDDKILGYWIDEDLQVEIESSSNYMIGDRIICSNIVEIDPLSDKIVVK from the coding sequence ATGGTAAGGATTAAACGTGCTTATTTAGCTATACCGGAGTCTTTTTTCAGAGGAAATCATTTCTATACCAAACATACATTGGTCACAAAATTCACTTTCCGACCCAAGAAACGTTATTATTCAAATAACATAAATCCAAGTGTAAAGGTATTCACACCATTGAACTTTAACCACAATCTATCAGAACGTGTATATAGCGATAATATCAAACGATTTGGACCACAAATAGATTCCAATGCATGCCTGAAGAACACCCTCATTCATGTAAAGACTTTACAAGATTATAAGATACAGAATACCCCAACATATGGTTCCTTTATCCATTTTGAAACAGATAATCCCGCCAATGAGTTTGGAATAGTTGTATCCACCcgaaatttttcattgtcaaAACCGACGTCTTTTATGGTTCTCCTCCCTAGCTCCGAAATAGTAGAAGTGTTCAATTCTAAGATTATTTTCACAATTCAACTGATGGAACACCAGGTCTCGTTACCTCAGCTCGCATATACCTTGAATGTATTCCTTGCATATTATttaaaaatacaaaacttCATACTAGACAAAGATCTTATTCGAACAGCATACCTAAAGGCAGCCTTAATCAACTATCAAACATCTATCCAACTTCAggatttttctttggacATCTATAATTCAACTAAATCAATTAGAAATCTGTTGAACCTTAAGATAAACCCCTTTTCTGCACACtcctttatttttgcaTGCCACTATATGATGTATAATGATCCTATTCATTTCCGTTATGTTTCATCCCTTAAACCTTCAATGTACACTATATTAAACCCATTGCTTCAACTCACTACACCTTACTTTTTGAATCCAATAGTTTTGTCAGAAAATATAGAGACTATTTACAACCAACCTAATGAAGCAATTAGACGGTCCTACTATAATATTCTCACAAAGTCAaccaattttcaaattttcaatatcttgaAGTCCGAcgaaaactttaaaaaaCTAATACTTTTTATCAAATATGCTATTGTATATCCAAACCCTAAGTTATTTAACAAATTGGATGAAATATTGCCCCTAAAAGCTACCTCAACTTcacttcttcaattgttgaaaaaacttgaaatttaTAATCACAAAACAAACCCAATTTTAGCTTCTGGCATGTACGGTCTGCATAGGAAAGATCCAACAGATTTATCGATGTACCCGCAGGTTGTTGCTGACTTACAGTACTCTGAACAAAAGGCTATCAAAGCCGAAAACCTTCCCTCTGCACTGAAAAGGCACAAGCCGCTCCTCCAAAAGAAATCATATAAACCACAGTTTACTGAGATGATAAATTCAGTGAAGTACAAAATCTGGGATAAAAGTAAGATTCACTCAAAAGTCTATAAACTAACCGATacaattgcattttctgTTACTCATGTTTCACTGACGTGCTATAGATTTGGCATATTTGTCCCGATTCCGAATCAGTCACCAAACGAAAACATTACCATTATTGAGCCCATAAAAACCGGTAACATCAATTCATTCCCCAAATTGATCCCATTTAATCAGTATCTTCGTGTAAATCAACCTTGCATCAAACTTACATTTGAACATGACTTGATTCATTCTGATTCCTTGACTTCTCCTAAGATCAAAGTAGGTATTGATATGTTCAAGAAGATCGAAGATATCGACGAAGATTGGTTCCGTGGTAAGAAGCAAATACATGTAATTGactcaaggaaaaaaatggaatgCTGGTCTTCAATGAACAAATTGAGTAATTTATTAGTtgagaaggaaaaatcCAGAATTAGGCATGGACTTTTGAAGACTTTTGGTGGATTAAACGAAAAGAATAATGATCTGAAAAGATTTACAGACTACCAGCAATATCCTcaatttgatgataattTTGATGATCTCAATCACCACAGAGACAAGTCATGGTTAATCGAAAATCTGAAATTGTTAATCGATGAGAACTTTTCTAGGTTTTgtaatgaaaagaaaatcaaggTATTGAATCGTTCAATAACGAAAAGTTCAGAAAATTCAGACGATTATCGTGTCTttaagaaattgaagatcTTTAAGTGGTATGCTAATTCTTATGATACCTTTAACTTTCAATTGAGCTCAAATCCAGGTGATTTGACGGCATACTTCGGGTGCTTGTCATTTTTAAGTAAATGTGAAATTTCAGATAAAGGGTATCTGCCATTGGGTCTAAAGCATTATTCATCATTTACGTCTTTAGAATTTATAGAAACGCATTTGAACCTTTGGCAGTTATTGAGGTACCTACTGGTTGAGGCTTACAAACTaattaaaaatgaaaaggcGGAAAGCTGGGATCCTGAGGAGTTGGAAAAGGTTACTGCTGCACACTTCAAACATGCCTTGGGGCAAACTGAAGGATACgttcaaatcatcaacaggTTGAATCGATATGAATCTTTAAGCAGGATTAAAAATGAAGGAGCTCTCGATGAGATGATGAGATGTGTAGTTACTGAAATTCATGATGATAAAATACTGGGATATTGGATTGACGAAGATTTACAGGTTGAAATCGAATCATCTTCGAATTACATGATTGGTGATAGAATCATATGCTCGAATATTGTAGAAATAGACCCTTTAAGTGACAAGATAGTTGTAAAATAG